In Acidimicrobiales bacterium, one DNA window encodes the following:
- a CDS encoding MSMEG_3727 family PQQ-associated protein, giving the protein MTTAQERADLLSKIGLDAQNKAALGRVLGTGSIGQATERADGRMEATIRIRPDELSWDPSILVMPHGGDIELELINDDLNTHCALLPSNGDRKFIWLVNHSRGRATLNLDGPGYYWFSSPTGNDEGRGLTGAIVVLGDVPPEARLDRPNQPRP; this is encoded by the coding sequence ATGACCACCGCGCAGGAGCGAGCCGACCTGCTGAGCAAGATCGGGTTGGACGCGCAGAACAAAGCCGCGCTAGGTCGGGTGCTGGGGACCGGAAGCATTGGGCAGGCCACGGAGAGGGCCGATGGTCGGATGGAGGCGACAATCCGGATCCGGCCCGATGAGCTGAGCTGGGATCCCTCGATTCTGGTCATGCCCCATGGGGGTGATATCGAGCTCGAGCTCATCAACGATGACCTGAACACGCACTGCGCGCTCTTACCGAGCAATGGCGACAGGAAATTCATCTGGTTGGTGAACCATTCGCGAGGACGGGCGACCCTCAACCTTGACGGCCCGGGCTATTACTGGTTCAGCTCGCCCACCGGCAACGACGAAGGCCGGGGACTGACCGGGGCCATCGTCGTGCTGGGGGACGTTCCGCCGGAGGCTCGCCTCGACCGCCCCAACCAGCCACGGCCGTAG